From Brevibacterium ihuae, the proteins below share one genomic window:
- the drmA gene encoding DISARM system helicase DrmA — protein sequence MTSNTPPYELPIEDEKTSWAARENLHDVLTRELLGPAEGDDETLQMTPDSRYLIGRIAPAKVSSGTDSPSAEGADDPESTLDIGDDIDAKLSTGVPLPSVDETSGDADEDAAEDAPVKRGLMIPASMGLRFQLPLDVERVTVRANWGTYEPESTDKLIPGTDRHERVFHRKDHDYLRTLTVHDLVDGITHEIQLENDVVLRVDAETDHSADASRSRRIIEIALCNDTETPTHIPVNAWLFQTQLYVEAEGKPVFLPVYDPLLDPERSTDDDELKRLDLQYRDLLEFAIGRTCSADWTVAAGERQATQVRTTWLPTVETPQTLAGETLGAVTDMRALAEAAKDSDALDAALRPIVDGYAEWLDAKRTEAVSLPAHLRYTALETIEDAEYVHAQLADGLAFLHGSQQARECFAFMNTVMAEQRVRSQIAALRITDADLDLDDAAEQVAKRGPGAHSWRTFQLAFILMQVRGLCEPTYARRSVDNLARVELLFFPTGGGKTEAYLGLAAFTFAIRRRQGVIDTPDGPLNGGAGVNVLMRYTLRLLTSQQFQRAAALVCAAELERRKDAGRWGEEPFRIGLWVGTNVSPKYVKDAADELEKVNEGHGRRLTVLQVKRCPWCGTAITSRHINVDKTAGRVYVYCGEEFGDCPFSRHGEVEGGLPILTVDEEIYRLAPAFLIATVDKFARLAREGQAAHLFGYVRTRCERHGYVHPDDSGCNGTTRHQATDDFPAAESRDVSRLRPIDLIIQDELHLITGALGTTVGLFELAIDALTSWRWSDGQPVKPLLVASTATVRNAGEQTKGLYGRLPLLFPPRVLDAADTYFSTEVPVSKNNPGRRYVGVSTTGVRITTAEIRIAEVLMAGGQLLLDRLGEAADPYMTLVGYFNATRELAGMSRYVQDDVQTALAKGRRGIGLPRRVGTAYGELNLSELTSRVSGTAITDTLDQMALTFDPALDTTAAREEIRARLAADKPVQKRTSPPFDVVLATSMLQVGVDVTRLGLMLMVGQPKNTAEYIQASSRVGRDAGRPGLVVTLGNWARPRDLAHYEAFRHYHETFYAQVEPLSVTPFSVTSLERGLAGVLVSAIRVLEASQLDGLSPERDAWRVNDATASARVKALIDKLVARAVAASPDPLTEGAVRQRLDAALGLWKKRQQSVSSVENKTLVYEKIHRTNASDFAPLVRSAENVPSAPDALSGPPFVVANSMREVQPEINILVSPRPENLMWRPSDDTPQWAPQPRGDQA from the coding sequence ATGACTTCCAATACACCGCCGTACGAGTTACCCATCGAGGATGAGAAGACCTCCTGGGCTGCACGGGAAAACCTTCACGATGTGCTCACCCGTGAACTGCTCGGCCCCGCCGAGGGCGACGACGAGACGCTGCAGATGACGCCGGACAGCCGGTACCTCATCGGGCGCATCGCGCCGGCAAAGGTCAGTTCCGGCACGGATTCTCCGTCCGCCGAGGGTGCGGACGACCCTGAATCCACCTTGGACATCGGCGACGACATCGATGCCAAACTGAGCACTGGGGTCCCGCTTCCGAGCGTGGACGAGACGAGCGGCGATGCCGACGAGGATGCAGCCGAGGACGCCCCAGTCAAGCGTGGCCTCATGATCCCTGCGTCCATGGGTCTGCGCTTCCAGCTCCCGCTCGACGTCGAACGGGTCACCGTGCGCGCGAACTGGGGCACATATGAGCCCGAATCGACTGACAAACTCATCCCCGGCACAGACCGGCATGAGCGGGTCTTCCACCGCAAGGATCACGATTACCTGCGCACCCTCACCGTCCACGACCTCGTCGACGGCATCACCCACGAAATTCAGCTCGAAAACGACGTTGTCCTACGGGTCGACGCAGAGACTGACCACAGTGCCGATGCGAGCCGCAGCCGTCGCATCATCGAGATCGCACTGTGCAACGACACCGAGACACCAACGCACATCCCCGTCAACGCCTGGTTGTTCCAGACTCAGCTCTACGTTGAAGCCGAAGGCAAGCCCGTCTTCTTGCCCGTCTACGACCCGCTGCTTGACCCGGAACGCTCCACGGACGACGACGAGCTCAAACGACTCGACCTGCAGTACCGCGACCTGCTCGAATTCGCCATCGGTCGAACCTGCTCCGCGGACTGGACCGTCGCGGCGGGCGAGCGTCAGGCCACTCAGGTGCGCACCACCTGGCTCCCGACCGTCGAGACCCCGCAGACCCTCGCTGGTGAAACGCTAGGGGCAGTCACGGACATGCGCGCGTTGGCCGAGGCTGCCAAGGACTCCGATGCCCTCGACGCCGCGCTTCGGCCCATCGTGGACGGCTATGCGGAGTGGCTCGATGCCAAGCGCACTGAAGCAGTGTCTCTCCCGGCGCATCTCCGTTACACTGCGCTCGAGACGATCGAGGACGCCGAGTACGTTCATGCCCAGCTCGCCGACGGTCTGGCGTTCCTGCACGGCAGCCAACAAGCACGTGAATGCTTCGCGTTCATGAACACTGTCATGGCCGAACAGCGCGTCCGCAGCCAGATCGCCGCACTGCGTATCACCGACGCGGATCTCGATCTTGACGACGCGGCCGAGCAAGTCGCGAAGCGCGGTCCCGGCGCGCATTCGTGGCGTACGTTCCAGCTCGCATTCATACTCATGCAGGTCCGCGGCCTGTGCGAACCGACGTACGCGCGGCGCTCCGTCGACAACCTCGCCCGAGTGGAGCTGCTGTTCTTCCCGACCGGTGGTGGAAAGACCGAGGCCTACCTCGGCCTCGCAGCGTTCACCTTCGCCATCCGCCGCCGCCAAGGCGTCATCGACACCCCAGATGGACCCCTGAACGGTGGTGCAGGGGTCAACGTCCTCATGCGGTACACGCTGCGCCTGCTCACCTCCCAGCAGTTCCAGCGCGCCGCAGCCCTCGTCTGTGCGGCCGAACTTGAACGCCGCAAGGATGCTGGGCGGTGGGGCGAAGAGCCCTTCCGCATCGGACTGTGGGTTGGTACGAACGTCTCGCCGAAGTACGTCAAGGATGCAGCCGATGAGCTCGAGAAGGTCAACGAGGGACATGGGCGCCGGCTCACGGTGCTTCAGGTGAAACGATGTCCTTGGTGCGGCACGGCCATCACATCCCGCCACATTAATGTCGACAAGACGGCTGGCCGCGTCTACGTGTACTGCGGTGAGGAGTTCGGAGACTGCCCGTTCTCCCGTCATGGCGAGGTCGAGGGCGGCCTGCCGATCCTCACCGTCGACGAGGAGATCTACCGCCTCGCTCCCGCTTTCCTGATCGCGACTGTCGACAAATTCGCGCGCCTTGCCCGTGAGGGGCAAGCCGCGCACCTCTTCGGGTACGTCCGAACGCGGTGCGAGCGCCATGGGTACGTCCACCCCGACGACAGCGGTTGCAACGGGACGACGAGACACCAAGCCACCGATGACTTCCCGGCAGCCGAATCGCGAGACGTCTCCCGGCTGCGGCCCATCGATCTGATCATCCAGGACGAGCTGCACCTCATCACCGGCGCCCTCGGTACGACGGTCGGTCTGTTCGAACTCGCCATCGATGCCCTGACGTCGTGGCGCTGGTCCGACGGCCAGCCCGTCAAGCCACTCCTCGTGGCGTCCACCGCGACGGTCCGCAACGCCGGCGAACAGACGAAGGGACTCTACGGTCGTCTCCCGTTGCTGTTCCCACCGCGAGTACTCGACGCCGCCGACACATACTTCTCCACCGAGGTCCCCGTGTCGAAGAACAACCCGGGACGCCGCTACGTCGGCGTGAGCACCACAGGTGTTCGCATCACCACCGCGGAGATCCGTATTGCGGAGGTCCTCATGGCAGGCGGCCAGCTGCTGCTTGACCGTCTCGGTGAGGCCGCCGACCCGTACATGACGCTCGTCGGCTACTTCAATGCCACCCGCGAACTCGCCGGCATGAGCCGCTACGTCCAAGACGACGTCCAGACCGCCCTCGCGAAGGGGCGCCGCGGCATCGGTCTACCGCGCCGCGTCGGCACGGCATACGGCGAGCTCAACCTCTCGGAGCTCACCAGTCGTGTCTCGGGCACTGCCATCACCGACACACTGGACCAGATGGCGCTGACGTTCGACCCGGCGCTGGACACCACGGCCGCACGCGAAGAGATTCGTGCTCGGCTGGCCGCCGACAAGCCCGTGCAGAAACGCACCAGCCCGCCGTTCGACGTCGTGCTCGCGACCTCGATGCTCCAGGTCGGTGTCGACGTGACCCGGCTCGGACTCATGCTCATGGTCGGCCAACCGAAGAACACCGCCGAATACATCCAGGCCTCCTCCCGCGTTGGTCGTGACGCCGGGCGTCCGGGCCTGGTCGTCACGCTCGGAAACTGGGCGCGGCCACGCGACCTCGCACACTACGAGGCATTTCGGCACTACCACGAGACGTTCTACGCCCAGGTCGAGCCCCTGTCCGTGACACCGTTCTCGGTCACCTCGCTGGAACGGGGCCTCGCCGGGGTGCTCGTCAGCGCGATTCGCGTTCTCGAGGCATCCCAACTGGACGGGCTCTCACCGGAGCGGGATGCGTGGCGAGTCAACGACGCCACCGCGTCCGCACGCGTCAAGGCGCTCATCGACAAGCTCGTGGCTCGTGCCGTCGCCGCCTCACCCGACCCGCTGACCGAGGGTGCTGTCCGCCAGCGCCTTGACGCCGCGCTCGGCCTGTGGAAGAAGCGACAGCAGTCGGTCAGCTCAGTTGAGAACAAGACCCTGGTGTACGAAAAGATTCACCGCACGAACGCCAGTGACTTCGCCCCACTCGTGCGGAGTGCAGAGAACGTGCCCTCAGCGCCCGATGCCTTGTCGGGTCCCCCGTTCGTCGTCGCCAATTCGATGCGCGAAGTGCAACCGGAGATCAACATCCTCGTCAGCCCACGGCCGGAGAACCTCATGTGGAGACCGTCCGATGACACGCCGCAGTGGGCGCCGCAGCCGAGAGGAGACCAGGCATGA
- the drmB gene encoding DrmB family protein, protein MSTEPSYVSTVDSHSQTPLDPLGDSDALKDTGQKRNRAKVGSARPSSLLYTYGPGSIMDLSHFTVMPSGLQDWERIWARREGTPTIHAPALLDAVRTLLKHRVQELRPFPHQTSSSYTGDEGRDLGIPARVFPQWLRCTGCDMLGPIAKFQYKNTNPYRPDEAIFEHESCPGRSRPRDKQARGKAKPAGTRTSKRRPAVAARYLLTCIDGHLDEFPYDWWVHEGAHCPKADTPILKMVDHSGGRGASATIVCDSCEARRPMNQAQGEVGRSKLPGCRGRHPHLDGFSPGGCDRDPRLILVGASNLWFPALTSAIVMPRLEPELKFADEVDLIRSALAQDPDVAAEDYVGATKPLRKFLKGVLDVTEKTDDELAQLLDAVINEPAERSVEEKHEAFERWSPVDLLVPEWRYLQKDPIKDHHADDRSGLVLSPRTLSPHLPDGIGRVLAVDKLRKVNALIGFTRVDEMDRVNDLASRLVPLTDDPTPPWVVATEDRGEGLFLQFNEAMVAAWEERVMGSPLWQAHRASHRRNFENRFSDTAAAVSPDERLPAPRYWMIHTFAHLLFRQMALSSGYGAASISERLYAWQADGERPPAAGVLISTTASDSDGTLGGLVRLSEPDLLADLIRKALLHAGRCSSDPICARRTPKAPEDFLHGAACHCCVMASETSCERANRFLDRRLLIPLPGSDPDMAFFKDSHVQ, encoded by the coding sequence ATGAGTACCGAACCGTCGTACGTGAGCACCGTCGACTCCCACAGCCAGACCCCGCTGGACCCCCTCGGTGACTCCGACGCTCTCAAGGACACGGGCCAGAAAAGGAATCGCGCCAAGGTCGGTTCTGCCCGGCCGTCCTCGCTGCTGTACACGTACGGGCCCGGCTCGATCATGGACCTGTCTCACTTCACCGTGATGCCGTCGGGCCTGCAGGACTGGGAGCGCATCTGGGCCCGCCGCGAAGGCACCCCGACGATCCACGCCCCGGCGTTGCTGGATGCTGTCCGCACCCTGCTCAAACACCGAGTCCAGGAGCTGCGCCCCTTCCCTCACCAAACAAGCAGTTCCTACACGGGCGATGAGGGCCGAGACCTCGGCATTCCGGCGCGTGTCTTTCCGCAATGGTTGCGCTGCACCGGCTGCGACATGCTGGGGCCCATCGCCAAATTCCAGTACAAGAACACCAACCCCTACCGCCCGGATGAGGCGATCTTCGAGCACGAGTCGTGCCCCGGTCGATCGCGCCCTCGCGACAAGCAAGCTCGGGGAAAAGCCAAACCGGCTGGTACCAGGACGTCGAAGCGGCGCCCGGCTGTAGCGGCGCGCTACCTGCTGACATGTATTGACGGACACCTTGACGAGTTCCCCTACGATTGGTGGGTTCACGAGGGCGCGCACTGCCCGAAAGCGGACACCCCCATTCTGAAGATGGTCGACCACTCGGGTGGACGTGGTGCCTCCGCCACCATCGTGTGCGACTCCTGCGAGGCTCGACGTCCGATGAACCAGGCACAGGGTGAGGTGGGCCGTTCCAAGCTGCCAGGTTGCCGCGGCCGTCACCCACACCTTGACGGCTTCTCCCCGGGCGGGTGCGATCGCGACCCGCGGCTCATTCTCGTCGGTGCTTCAAACCTCTGGTTCCCGGCACTGACCTCAGCGATCGTCATGCCGCGACTCGAGCCCGAGCTGAAATTCGCGGACGAAGTTGACCTCATCCGGTCTGCCCTCGCGCAGGATCCCGATGTGGCCGCCGAAGACTACGTCGGCGCCACCAAGCCCTTGCGCAAGTTTCTCAAGGGCGTCCTTGACGTCACCGAGAAGACAGACGATGAGCTCGCCCAGCTGCTGGACGCCGTGATCAATGAACCGGCCGAGAGGTCGGTTGAAGAGAAACACGAAGCCTTCGAAAGGTGGAGCCCGGTCGATCTGCTCGTCCCGGAGTGGCGGTATCTGCAGAAGGACCCGATCAAGGATCATCACGCGGACGATCGCAGCGGGTTGGTGCTGTCACCGCGCACACTTTCGCCCCACCTTCCTGACGGCATCGGCCGCGTCCTGGCTGTCGACAAGCTGCGCAAGGTCAACGCACTCATCGGATTCACTCGCGTCGATGAGATGGATCGTGTCAACGATCTCGCCAGCCGACTCGTCCCGCTCACCGATGACCCAACTCCACCCTGGGTCGTGGCCACCGAGGACCGTGGCGAGGGGCTGTTTCTGCAATTCAATGAAGCCATGGTCGCTGCGTGGGAGGAACGCGTCATGGGTTCACCGCTGTGGCAGGCCCACCGCGCTTCGCACCGGCGCAACTTCGAAAACCGATTCTCTGACACCGCCGCTGCCGTGTCGCCAGACGAGCGCCTGCCCGCGCCGCGCTACTGGATGATTCACACCTTCGCGCACCTGCTGTTCCGACAGATGGCGCTCAGCAGCGGCTACGGAGCAGCGAGTATCAGCGAGCGGTTATACGCCTGGCAGGCAGACGGCGAGCGTCCGCCCGCTGCGGGCGTGTTGATCAGCACGACGGCCTCCGACAGCGACGGGACGCTCGGTGGTCTCGTCCGTCTTTCTGAACCGGATCTGTTGGCTGATCTCATCCGCAAAGCTCTGCTTCACGCGGGCCGGTGCTCGTCGGACCCGATCTGTGCCCGGCGCACTCCCAAGGCGCCCGAAGATTTCCTGCACGGCGCTGCCTGCCACTGCTGCGTCATGGCATCCGAGACATCGTGTGAGCGTGCGAACCGCTTCCTTGACCGCAGGCTGCTCATTCCGCTGCCGGGGTCGGACCCGGACATGGCGTTCTTCAAAGATTCTCATGTCCAATGA
- the drmC gene encoding DISARM system phospholipase D-like protein DrmC, whose protein sequence is MSNESEAARALGAYLTGAEARQLADQLDGGVPAATVKSGLAPARRAHIWELLQQAGLSTSRQAVVQTLRAVEGARASSIVVSPIWTAPDNFAGAGKLTSTLHEYVDNARESVICATFNFQRSSALWRSLRSAAARPDLDVRIYMDTDAADNNRALWKPSTTEVARALHPAAVYRTVSWRGKQVRTHAKFIAIDHQYLIVMSANFSKSAELHNIELGLVVHDKAACEGVINAFDGYASLFELVDP, encoded by the coding sequence ATGTCCAATGAATCGGAGGCTGCCCGTGCTCTCGGCGCATACCTGACCGGTGCCGAGGCGCGGCAGCTAGCCGATCAACTGGACGGTGGAGTCCCAGCTGCGACGGTGAAATCTGGCCTGGCTCCAGCACGCCGCGCCCATATCTGGGAGCTCTTGCAACAGGCGGGGCTCAGCACCAGTCGTCAGGCCGTTGTGCAGACCCTGCGCGCCGTTGAAGGCGCACGCGCGTCGTCGATCGTCGTCTCGCCGATCTGGACCGCTCCAGACAACTTCGCCGGCGCCGGCAAACTCACCAGCACCCTGCACGAATACGTCGACAACGCACGAGAGTCCGTCATCTGCGCGACCTTCAACTTCCAACGCAGTTCGGCGCTGTGGCGCTCCTTGCGCTCCGCCGCGGCCCGTCCCGATCTGGACGTTCGCATTTACATGGACACCGATGCCGCGGACAACAATCGAGCACTATGGAAGCCATCTACGACGGAGGTGGCTCGCGCACTCCACCCCGCGGCTGTCTATCGAACCGTCTCGTGGCGAGGCAAGCAGGTACGGACACACGCGAAATTCATCGCAATCGACCACCAGTACCTCATCGTGATGAGCGCCAACTTTTCGAAGTCGGCCGAGTTGCACAACATCGAACTCGGTCTCGTCGTCCACGACAAGGCCGCCTGCGAAGGCGTCATCAATGCCTTCGATGGATACGCGAGTCTTTTTGAACTCGTAGATCCCTGA
- a CDS encoding DUF262 domain-containing protein, which translates to MIKSANQYPVHTLFSHEGNVLYRIPPYQREYSWYKSHWEDLFEDLIEADGAHFLGTIITLDQTTDTLEGNILQVIDGQQRLTTLTLLLAAVFSVLKEHLDDLDDDTRTDVVNLGRQLVRKADQQPRVTPQKQGHNLSDFRKVLEEAGLPVEGEWKPYFPSRRIAKCYRYFRSAIQRLAETEEITQPEAALRVHEAALQAVIVKIEVANHADAFVLFESLNNRGMPLSPVDLIKNHLLAESEKKQIMDVDEAFKHWNDMLTSLGDSYSTQERFLRHYYNAFKSELPEVSNASVATKSNLIRVYEKVLEQGLKSVVDSLVAASKVYGRINCVVELDQPTTLDRSFQRLMRAQGAPSYVLLMWLISKQSDLVLTDAHIETVVDRLTSFFVRRNLTGYPQTYALAKLFMTTIDAVGDARGDDVVEIVGEKLSAASVSDEEFRTRLLGRIYEENSDVARFVLATLAEDAMTKETRVDLWRQEKNRFVWTIEHILPQGENLPAEWQEMLGGEEVAAQVQEEHKHRLGNLTITAYNSNLGNKSFPEKRDRQDAKGRHIGYRNGLSLNADLATRESWTPDDIENRTEELAARVLERFPLAILKQGIDGDAVEFRSGLTSGGKR; encoded by the coding sequence ATGATCAAATCTGCCAACCAGTATCCGGTGCACACGCTGTTCAGTCACGAAGGCAACGTGCTGTACCGGATCCCGCCCTACCAGCGCGAGTACTCCTGGTATAAGTCCCACTGGGAAGACCTGTTCGAAGATCTCATTGAGGCCGACGGCGCGCACTTCCTGGGCACCATCATCACGCTCGACCAGACCACGGACACGCTCGAGGGCAACATCCTGCAGGTCATCGATGGGCAGCAGCGACTGACGACGCTCACCTTGTTGTTGGCCGCCGTCTTTTCGGTACTCAAGGAGCACCTCGACGATCTCGACGACGACACACGAACGGATGTCGTCAACCTCGGTCGGCAGTTGGTGCGGAAAGCCGACCAGCAGCCGAGGGTGACGCCGCAGAAGCAGGGCCACAACCTCTCCGACTTCCGCAAGGTGCTCGAGGAAGCCGGCCTGCCGGTGGAGGGAGAATGGAAGCCGTACTTCCCCAGCCGCAGGATTGCCAAGTGCTACCGCTACTTCCGCTCCGCGATCCAGAGGCTCGCCGAGACTGAGGAGATCACACAGCCGGAGGCAGCCCTGCGGGTGCATGAGGCGGCCCTGCAGGCGGTGATCGTGAAGATTGAGGTGGCCAACCACGCCGACGCGTTCGTGCTGTTCGAGTCCCTGAACAACCGCGGGATGCCCCTCTCGCCGGTGGACCTGATCAAGAACCACCTTCTCGCCGAGTCGGAGAAGAAGCAGATCATGGACGTCGACGAGGCGTTCAAGCACTGGAACGACATGCTGACCAGCCTCGGTGACAGCTACTCCACCCAGGAGCGCTTCCTCCGCCACTACTACAACGCGTTCAAGTCAGAGTTGCCCGAAGTCTCAAACGCCTCGGTCGCCACGAAGTCCAACCTGATCAGGGTCTACGAGAAGGTCCTCGAGCAGGGCCTCAAAAGCGTCGTCGATTCGCTGGTGGCGGCGAGCAAGGTCTACGGGCGAATCAACTGCGTCGTTGAACTCGACCAGCCGACAACCCTTGACCGGTCGTTCCAGCGCCTGATGCGCGCTCAGGGCGCGCCGTCCTACGTGCTCCTCATGTGGCTGATATCGAAGCAGTCCGATCTGGTTCTGACAGATGCACACATCGAGACGGTCGTAGACCGCCTCACGAGCTTCTTTGTCCGACGCAACCTCACGGGATACCCGCAGACGTACGCGCTGGCGAAGCTGTTTATGACGACCATCGACGCTGTGGGTGATGCCCGAGGCGACGATGTGGTGGAGATCGTCGGGGAGAAGCTGAGTGCGGCCTCAGTGTCCGACGAGGAGTTCCGCACCCGCCTCCTGGGGCGAATCTACGAGGAGAACAGCGACGTCGCCCGGTTCGTCCTCGCGACGCTGGCCGAGGACGCCATGACCAAGGAGACGCGTGTCGACCTGTGGCGTCAGGAAAAGAACCGTTTCGTCTGGACGATCGAGCACATCCTCCCGCAGGGCGAGAACCTTCCGGCTGAGTGGCAGGAGATGCTCGGGGGCGAGGAGGTCGCTGCCCAGGTTCAGGAGGAGCACAAGCATAGGCTCGGCAACCTCACCATTACCGCGTATAACAGCAACCTCGGCAACAAGTCGTTCCCTGAGAAGCGCGACCGCCAGGACGCAAAGGGCAGGCACATCGGCTATCGAAACGGACTGTCACTGAACGCTGACCTGGCCACGAGGGAGTCTTGGACCCCTGACGACATCGAGAACCGCACCGAAGAACTGGCAGCGAGGGTGCTAGAACGCTTCCCGCTGGCCATTCTCAAACAAGGTATTGATGGTGATGCGGTGGAGTTCCGTAGCGGATTAACCTCTGGGGGCAAGAGGTGA